The Thermosynechococcus sp. genome has a segment encoding these proteins:
- a CDS encoding TrkA-related ion transporter yields the protein MVIDLFWIQPGYPNFFVMLLDLPLRLCFVVELFLRFAIARKKQRFFRHYWLDLVAILPMPPQWTLFRLLPLLRLPRASILMNRNLHYIAPQVSGLYGAQISALLIIVLIMLFGGLAFYIIEGTSNPNIKTLGDALWYSFFSLVSAEPIGAYPQTHAGRIVTLVVVLAGLTLFAVFTGVVSAFMVQRLQSVMSIKNLDLDELRNHIILCGWNRSAPLVLEELQTDPQTRYAPIVIIAELEQLPLNELRTVDQNRLYFYSGDYTRIDVLEKVQIYHASRAILLADTSQPRSDQDRDARTVLAALTMEKLNPTIYTCAQLLDRNNNVQLQAAGVEDVVVADEMAGHLIGNAVRNQGAMDVFAELLTVQVGNQFYRLPLPSTLVGKTFWYAQRHLKEQDDALLIAVERRIEGRRQTYINPPLNYELQVGDYVVVIARQCPQWE from the coding sequence GTGGTTATCGATCTCTTCTGGATACAGCCCGGGTACCCTAATTTTTTTGTGATGCTGTTGGATTTACCCCTGCGGCTGTGCTTTGTTGTTGAGTTATTCCTACGATTTGCGATCGCCCGCAAAAAGCAACGATTTTTCCGCCACTACTGGCTTGATCTAGTGGCGATTCTCCCCATGCCGCCCCAGTGGACACTGTTTCGTTTGCTGCCACTGCTGCGTCTGCCCCGTGCCTCAATTCTGATGAACCGCAACCTGCACTACATTGCCCCCCAGGTTTCTGGTCTCTACGGTGCCCAAATTTCAGCACTGTTAATCATTGTGTTGATCATGCTCTTTGGGGGCCTGGCTTTTTATATTATCGAAGGAACCTCAAACCCAAACATTAAGACCCTTGGGGATGCCCTGTGGTACAGCTTCTTTTCTTTAGTGTCTGCCGAACCCATTGGTGCCTATCCTCAAACCCATGCCGGGCGGATCGTTACCCTAGTCGTGGTTTTGGCGGGGCTGACCTTGTTTGCCGTGTTTACAGGGGTGGTGTCTGCCTTCATGGTGCAGCGGTTGCAGTCGGTCATGAGCATTAAGAACCTTGACTTGGATGAGTTACGCAACCACATTATTCTCTGCGGCTGGAATCGCAGTGCCCCCCTTGTGCTGGAGGAGTTACAAACCGATCCCCAAACCCGCTATGCACCAATTGTCATTATTGCTGAACTGGAACAGCTGCCCCTGAATGAATTGCGCACAGTGGATCAAAATCGCCTCTACTTTTATTCGGGAGACTATACCCGCATTGACGTTTTAGAGAAGGTGCAGATTTACCATGCCTCCCGTGCCATTCTCTTGGCGGATACCAGCCAGCCCCGCAGTGATCAAGACCGCGATGCCCGCACTGTTCTTGCTGCCCTGACCATGGAAAAACTCAATCCGACAATCTACACCTGTGCTCAGCTTTTGGATCGCAATAATAATGTCCAACTGCAAGCGGCAGGGGTGGAGGATGTGGTTGTGGCTGATGAAATGGCGGGTCACCTCATTGGCAATGCGGTGCGCAATCAAGGGGCGATGGATGTCTTTGCGGAGCTGCTGACGGTACAGGTGGGGAACCAATTTTATCGGCTGCCTTTGCCATCAACGCTGGTAGGCAAAACCTTTTGGTATGCGCAACGCCACCTTAAGGAGCAGGACGATGCGCTCCTGATAGCTGTGGAACGTCGCATTGAGGGGCGTCGCCAAACGTATATTAATCCACCGCTGAACTATGAGTTGCAGGTGGGGGACTACGTGGTTGTGATT
- a CDS encoding Ycf34 family protein, with protein sequence MCICVNCALVDRCTTYHAVEAQHQQPHLTLTPDFEPIEPTINVNIRTQGEEIQLEWDVVGCASFVEERGRWAKLRPGELIPT encoded by the coding sequence ATGTGTATTTGTGTTAACTGCGCCCTGGTGGATCGCTGCACTACTTATCATGCCGTTGAAGCGCAGCATCAGCAGCCCCATTTGACCCTGACGCCAGACTTTGAGCCGATTGAGCCAACAATCAATGTGAATATCCGCACCCAAGGGGAAGAAATTCAATTGGAGTGGGATGTGGTCGGTTGTGCGAGTTTTGTCGAAGAACGGGGACGGTGGGCAAAACTGCGCCCAGGAGAACTGATTCCCACGTAG